In Thermofilum pendens Hrk 5, the sequence AGCCTACAGGCAAGATAAGCTACAGCCTCACCCAGGACTACGCGCTGGTCGACACCGGAGTAGCGAAGATAAAGATCTCCCTTAGAGGGGCCAGGCCCGTCGAGTGGCAAGCCGGGGGAGTGGAGCTTGCGGCTAATGCTGGTAGTAGGGGTGCTATGGGTAATAGCTACCCACTCTACGACTGGTTGCCTACGCAGTCCTGGCCAGGGCTAATAGTAACCGCGAAGTTCTCGGCGTCCGTTGCCTTCTCAAACGACACGGTCCTCGTCCTCAAAATGGAGGCAGACGTCCCGTTCACCAACCCGAGCGGCGACCAGACCGTTCTACACGTAACGAAGACCTTCACCTTCTACGCAGGGCTATACGGCTTCGACGAAACCACCCAGATAACCAACAAGGGCAACGTAAAGGCTGAGAGCAAGGTAAACTGGGACAGGACGATAGGCTACACCTTCGCTGTTACCGGCGTGATAGGGCAGAAAGGTGAGAATGACTGGCAGGCCTGGAAGGACGGCGCGGGGCTCCACCTGCTTTCGCCGAAGGAGAAGCTCCACTTCACGTGGAAGTCGGCGCAGGACCTCGAATGGATAGGGATGATAGACCCGGAGGAGGGTGCCTGCATAATCGCGTACCTGGGAACCCCGGGCGCCGGGATAGTGTGGCTTGAAGCGTCGACCTGGGGAACCGAGGTAAGAGCCGAGTACCCGCCCTTCACGCTGAACCCCGGCGACAGCGTGACCTTCGTCTACAGGGTCTTCGGCGGGCCCGTAGACGCGCTGGCAAGCTACGGCTACAAGGACGTGTACCAGCAGCTAGGCGCGGCGGCGGCTCAACAGGCCCTCTACCTAGTCGTGTCGACGGACAGCCTACTCTACTCCCCAGGCCAGAAAGCCAAGTTCAACGTAACCGCGTCCTACAGGAGGGGCACCATAAAGGGAACGCTGACCGTCTCCCAGGGAGGCACCACCCTCTACGAGAGCGAGGTAACGCTCTCACAGCAACCCCAAAGCGTGTTCGTAGAGGTTACGGTTCCGACGAAGCCCGGTATCTACTCGTACACAGTGGCGCTGCGAACACAGGAGTTTACAGCTACCCGCGAGGTGAGGATAGGCGTCGTGGACCCGGCTTCGTGGCGCTCACCGCTCAAGCTCGTATTCGTTTGGCACAGCCACCAGGGCATAAACGCGTGGCCCAACGGGTCGTTCCACGGCCCCTGGGCCTTCAAGCACACATACGAGGACGAGTTCAAGCCCTACTACGAGGGCGGAGCCTACCTCGTGCAACCAGTGATTCTGTCCAAGTATCCGGGCGTCAAGATGGTGTACCACCTTAGCCCGAGCCTGCTTTGGCAGTGGGAGTACGGGCTCAAGTACGGCTACTTTGACTCCTTCTCGCAGAAGTTCATCTCGCCAGAGAGCCCCGAGATGGCGCGTGTCAGGAAGGCCCTAGAGCTCTACAAGCAGCTGGCTAGCAGGGGGCAGATAGAGATATTCAGCGACTTCTTCAACCACCCGATCCCAGGCTACGTCGTCGACACCTACCCGTGGGGAGCCGAAGCGATGAAGATAGAGCTCGAGTGGGGCTTCAACGTGACTAAGAGGGTTCTCGGCGTAGACGCTAAGGGCGCCTGGATCCCCGAGATGTTCTTCAGCGAGAAGCTAGTACCCATACTGGTCCAGCAGGGAGTCAAGTACATCGTCCTAGACTACGAGACGCACTACAAGGGCTCCGACGGGGAGAAGAGGGGGATATACACGCCCTACCTATACCAAGGCTCCCAGGGCCAGATAATCGTGCTCTTCAGGGACACCCAGCTGAGCAACTACATAAGCTTCGAGAACAGGTTCTCGACTCCTGAAGACGCCGACGCTGCGGCCAGGAACTTCGTCCTAATGGTGGCTTCGAGGAGGTTCTCCGACCCCACGGCAAGCGTGGTGGTCATCTCCGCCGACGGCGAAAACTGGATGATCTTCAGCCCGACGGTCGCTACTACGGGCGTATTCTTCGAGAGGCTGTGCGCGTACCTAGAGAGCGTGAAGCAGTACATAGTGACAGCCACGGTCGCGGAGGTAGTGGAGGGCGCGCAGAGCTTCCCGAAGCTGACGAGAATACCGACGGCGAGCTGGGCTGGGGGTAGCGATGTCTGGACCAACAAGCCGGAGCAGAAGCAGCAGTGGGACTGGATAAACAAGGCGGCGTCCGTGCTGGCGAACATCAAGTCGAAGTACGGCGAAAACAGCGCCGTCTATAAAGCCGCGCTATTCGCGTTCTTCATGTCCCTCAACAGCGACGTCATACACAGGGACTTCACGTTCCCAGCGCACACCAAGGCCTGGGTAGACACGGTGCAGGCGCTCTACGACTCCGGCGAAGCCGTAGCCTCGAAGCTGAACAGGATAGGGTTAAACCTCGAAGCAACCAGAGCCCAAGCCGTAACCCCGCAACCCGGGACACAGCAGCCACCTCAGCAACAACCCACGCAACCAGGAGGCCAGCAGGCCCCCAGCGAGATCCAACCCCAGTGGCTCGGGCTAGCAGCGCTCATAGCAGCGGTTGTTGCGGTAGCGGCGGTCTACGCGTACAGGAAACGCGCCGGGAAGAGTAAGCAGTAACTAATTCTTTTTTTCAAGAAATCTTTATAAACATGCCTAGAAACATTTATACCGATGATGAATAAAAAACACCTTTTCCTAGCAGCCATAGCCGTACTAGCACTCTTCCTAGCAACAGCGAGCGCAGAGCCCGCCTTGAGAAGCTGGAGCGGCACCCCGCCACCCAAGGCTCCCGGGATCACGGTCAGCGCCGGAGAAGTAATAATAACGGACCCCCCGAATGATCAGTACAAGTATTATCGGCCTGACTGGAACTGGCCTATTACGAGTGACTTGGACGTTCTCGAGGCTAGGCTTTACAGCGACGGGCAATACCTATACCTAAGGTTCAAGTTCCAAACACTGAAGAACAAGTACAGCCCCTACGTCATGGTTGTAATGGATTTCACTCCAGATAACCCCAACGACGGGTTCGATTACTGGTTGCCGGACTGGTCTGACACTAAGCTTCCTTGGAAGTGGGACGCCATAGTCGGGGTGAACCTGGGCAAGTACGAGACACAGCCCTTCGTATTCGACCATAGCTGGAACCCCAAGCCCGTCGGGCAACTGGAAGTCGACCAGCAGAACGCCGTCATAGAGGCCAAAGTCCCCGTTTCAGAGCTACCCGGCTTCCCCCTCAACGGCAAGGTCAAGGTGGTCATACTGGTCTTTGCCAACGACTATGGAGGCATCTGGGACCCAGGGAAGAAGAAAGCCTACGACCCCGAAGTCGGAGTCTGGATAGACGACTCCTTCTTCTACGCTAGCAACGTGTACGACATCGCCGGCCAAACACCCACATACGCGGAGGTCTATGGTGGCTGGAGCAACGGCGTACAGGAAGTAGCAGTCTACTACACCGTTACGACATCTCAGGGAACGTTCACATCCACAACCCTCGGTAGGAAAGTCTCCTACGCCAGGAGCCTTGTCCCCATGAAGCTGATATACCCGCCACTACCCGGGAGTCTCAGAGCCTGGAGCGGCAAACCACTCCCACCCGCACCGGGCTACGGCGTCGTAGACAACGAAGCAGTACTCACAGACCCTGCTGGTGACCAGTACAAGTATTATCGGCCTGACTGGAACTGGCCTATTACGAGTGACTTGGACGTTCTCGAGGCTAGGCTTTACAGCGACGGGCAATACCTATACCTAAGGTTCAAGCTGTCGCAGCTCAGCAACGAGTACTCGCCGTACATAATGGTGGTGATGGATTTCACTCCAGACAACCCCAACGACGGGTTCAACGACTGGTTGCCAGACTGGTCTGACACTAAGCTTCCTTGGAAGTGGGACGCCATAGTCGGGGTGAACCTGGGCAAGTACGAGACACAGCCCTTCGTATTCGACCATAGCTGGAACCCCAAGCCCGTCGGGCAACTCGCTATCAACAAGTCGCAGGGAGTCATAGAGGCGAAGGTACCGCTCTCAGCGCTACCGGGCTTCCCCTCGAACGGCAAGATAAAGTACACAATAGTAGTCTTCGCAAACAGCTTTGGAGGCATCTGGGATCCCGGCGAGAATAAAGCTGTAGACCCGTCTACCGGCAAGACCATAACGAATAACGACTACGCTAGCGACGTGTACGACATCGCCGGCCAGGCGCCAACGAGCGCAGAAGTATATGGTAACCAGGACACGGTTAAAACGGCCTTCGTTGCTTCGACTTCCGGAGGTCTCTTCGTGGGAGTCTCTCCGGCTTAAAAAACTAGTTTTTTGTTTTTTCCTTCCATGTACACTTCTTTTATGCAGTTGTAGTCGCTCACGACTACTACCTTCTGGGGGTCTACGCCCGCTCCTGTCTTCGCTGCTTCCAGCGCCTTCTCCAGAGCTTGTCTAAGAGAGGTCGCCCTGAACAAGGCGCCGGCGGCGAACTTGTGTCCTCCACCGCCGAGCCGGGAGGCTACTGTCGAGGCGTCGTAGCTGGACTCGGGCTGGGCGCCCGCGTACACCCTGTACTTGAACAGCCCGCGCGGCACCAGGACGAGCGTGAACTTCGCGCCCCGTCTCTCCAGGAGTATCGTCAGGTACCTGTACGAGAGCTTGAGCCTCTTCCGGAAAGCGACTACTGTGACCTCCTCTACTGGGATCTTCTCGGCGAGGGACTCTGTCCTCAACCTGACTTCCTCGTGCCTAGCTATCCACTCCTTCACCTTTTCGTCGTTCAGCGCGTCCAGCCCCTTCTCGGCGAGGAGCCTGACCAGGTACAGCTTCCCCCTGTACCCCGCCCCCTTGACCGCCGAGTCTAGTAGCAAGGCCTCCCTCGACTTGATGTTAGCGGTGTCCGTCTCCACGGCTAGCTCTACGAGGCGGGTAGCCGTGGCGTTGCCTTCGAGCGAGAGTGCCTTGTAGGCGAGTAGCGCGGAGGCTGGCGCCGACGGGTCGTAGTACTCCTCGTCGGCGCACGGCGTGTTCGTGACGTGGTGGTCTGCCCTCAGCTTCGCCTTGCCGGGGCACGGGAGGTCGGCGACGAAGTCCCAGTAAACACGCCTGAGGATAGGGCTCCTAGCCACGTCCGTTGGGTGAGCGAGGACGATCTCCGCGGACGGCCTCGAGATCTTGAAGAGCGTCGCGCTCACTACCCCGTCTACGTCGCCCGCGTCCGAGAGCGCCAAGGGGCGCTTCTCGATGAGGGCCCTCGCTATCTGGTACGCCCTGTACAGCGACACGTAGAGAGACACGGCGGAACACCTCCCAACACTCCTACATCCCAGCTTATAAAGCCTTGGGCGCCTAGCCTATCACGGCGAGCTCCTTTATCAGCCTTCCCTCCTTGAACCTGGCGAGCGTCAGCCGGGCGGCTTCCTCCGATTTGGGCTTCCCCGACTTGATCCACTCGGCGAGCTCCTCCGCTACTACGGGCGCCATCATGAAGCCATGGCCGCTGAAGCCCGTTGCAACGTAGAGGTTTTCGACTCCGTCGACGGGGCCCAGTATTGGGTGGTGGTCGGGTGTCACCTCGTAGTACCCGACCCAGTACCTCAGTATGTTCGCCCCGGGAAGCCACGTGAGCCACTTGCTCCAAGTCGACACGACTTTCTCGAGGAACTCCAGCTTCACGACAGGCCTCGCGAAGGGCTCCTCCTCCACTTCTACGCCCATCAACACGTGGCCGTGGAACGTTTGAACCGCGTAGGCCCCAGTCTCGACGTCTATTATCAGCGGGTCGAACAGCCTCCCGAACTCCTCGGTCAGAGCGGCGTGGTGAGGTACAGGCGCGAGCGGTAACTCGACCCCGGACCTCCGGAGCAGGAACACCGACTCCGCGCCGGCGGCTACCACCACGCTCCTCGCCGGAATGAGCTCGTTGCCCACAACTACGCCCCTCGCCTCGCCCCTCTCCACGCGGACGCTATCGACCTCTCTTCCAACCGCGAACTCCACTCCGAGGCTCCTGGCCGCCAGGAATTGCTTGTACACAGCGTCGAATGGGCTAGCCTTGCCGGCCAGCGGGTCGTAGAGGGCGGCCACCATGCTCGACGTGTCGACGTAGGGGGCAACTCTCTTCACGAAGTCCTCGTCTACGAACCGCGTCTCCACGCCGAAGCTGTTGTGCACCCTGGAGTACTCCTTGAACCTCTCGACGTCCCGCTCGCGCGAGATGAGCCACAGGTACCCGCTCCTCTCGTACTTCACCCCGAGCTTCTCCCTGAGCTCCCCCCAGAGCTCTATGCTCCTCTTCATGAGCACGATGTGCTCCCTGCTCGTGAAGCTGGCCCTTATCCCGCCGGCGCACCTGAAGGTTGAGCCGCCGCCGAGGTAGCCCTTCTCCAGGAGGAGTACCCTGCCCGCCCCCTCCTCGGCTAGCCTGTACGCGAGCGAGACTCCCACTATACCGCCGCCCACTATCACCACGTCATACATCCTTCCTCACCTTGAGGAACAGCGAGGCTGGCGCAGGCTCGACCGGTGGGCGCACGCTGACGTAGCCCAGCTTCTCCGGCGGGACGCCGAGCCTCCGGGACAGTATGGACAAGAGTATGGGGACGCAGTAGCGCCCCTGGCACGGCCCCATGCCCACCCTGAGGAAGCGCTTCAGGCTTTCGAGGTCTGTGAACCCCATCTCTATCGCCTTCTCGACGTCCTCGACAGTCACTCTCTCGCACATACACACGTACGCCTTCATCTCGCCGCCCGGCGTACCGCCCTCACCTCCATCAAGAGGTTCTCGGGGACACTCACCGTTACCACCTGCGTCTTGTTCACCTCGAACACCCTGATAACAGTGCCCTCGCCCACCACCCTGCCCTCCCTGTCCAGCAGCTCGACGGTGTCCCCCCTCCTGAGCCTCGGGAGGAACTCGTAGGGAACGGTTACCGCCGCCCCCCTGCTGAGGTCCAACAAGAACATCGCCTGCCCCGGGCACACACCCACGCATACACCGCACCCCGTGCACCTGTCCCAGTCTATCCTCGGCCTACCCCTGAGCCCCTCGACCCTGATAGCCTTCACCGGGCACGCCGACTCGCAAACGTTGCAGGGTATCTCCTCGATGCACTCGGTGACCGCGACCGCCCCCCTGATCAGCCTCTCCCTGGGGGGAACGAGCCCCATCGACTCCAGCTCTCCAGCCGAGACTACGCCGCTACGCCTGAACACCGACGCTCACCCTGCGTATACCCTCCACGACGCGCGCGGAGAAGGGAGTCCTCCTGGTCTCGTCGAGCATCCTCAGAGCCTTCTCCCTCTCCTCCACGAGCTCACCCCTCTCCCCGAGGATCCTTATCGCGGCCGAGAGCCCCGCCACCCTGCCCGTCAGCAGGGCGGTCGTAGCCTCCTCGATCCCCGAGGCGTCCCCCGCCACGTACACCCCGGGGATACTGGTCTCCATGTACCTGTCCCGGTACGGCACGTAGCCTCCAAGCTCGGTCGACCACGTCATCCTGGCACCCATCTCCGCGAGCAACCTGGACTCAGGGGTCAGCCCCACGGCTAGGAGCAGGAGGTCCGCCTCTACGCTCCTCTCGTACTCCTTCAGCGGCTGGAAGTCCTTCCCGACCCTCGAGATGACCACCCTCTCGACTCTCCCCCTGCCCTCAGCCCTCACGACAGTGTGCTCCGTGAGTATGGGGACGCCCAGCCTCCTCAGCTTCGCCGCGTGGACGAACCAGCCTCCTATCTCCGGCCTAACCTCCACGACGGCCTCTACGCTTACGCCGGCCTGGAGGAGCTGGTAGGAGACTATCAGCCCGACGTTCCCCGCGCCGACGACCACCGCCTTCTCGCCGGGCTTTACCCCGTACTCGTTCATCAGCGTCTGGGCAGCGCCGGCGCCCATCACGCCTGGAAGCGTGTTCCCCGGAAAGGGCAGGAACCTCTCGACAGCCCCCGTGCCCACGACGACTGCCTTAGCCCTAACCCTGAGCAACCTCCCGCCCTCGTTCACCGCGAAGACCCCCTCCCCGAACCAGCCCAGGACGGGGGACCTCGTGTGGATCTTCACGCCAGCCCTCTCCGCCTCGGATACGAGCCTCTCCGCTATCTGGAAGCCCCTCAACCCCCCGAAGAGCTCGCCGCTCCCGAAGAACTTGTGCGTCTGCTTCACGAGCTGGCCGCCGGGTCGGAAATGCCGCTCGAACACGTGTACCTCCAGGCCGGCGGAAGCGCTGGCGAGGGCGGCCGAGAGACCGGCAGGCCCGGAACCAATTACCATCACGTCGACGTCCAGCTCGCCCGCCTCGCCCGCCTCCCCGACAACCCCAGACGGTAGCGGCTTATCCTCCCTCTCGACGACAGCGCCGTCCCTCACGGGCTCGAGGCAAGCCCTAACCCTGCTTCTGCCGTCTACGCGCACCATGCAACCCGAGCAGTAGCCTATCATGCAGAAAGGGCCCTGGGGCCCTTGCTCCCCGCGCCGGAAATCCCTGATCCCCGAAGCCCAGAGAGCCGCCGCTATGCTTTCCCCCTCGAAAGCCTCTACCTCTTCGCCGTCGAAGCGGAACTTTACGGGGGAGCCCCGCCTGAACTCCAGTATGGGATGCTCCGTTATTCTCACAATAAAAACGTTTCTAAGTAAGAATAAATATTTTTTGGCTCAGCCATTTGCCGAGAGATTCAAATGTATCTAAGGCTTGGAAAAAATCCATGCATACGATGGAAAAGGATTTATTCCCCGTTTAGCAAGGCTTTCCACAAATGTACGTAAAGATAGACATTGACAAAATTAAAGAAAGGTTCGCCGGCGAGCTAGCGCGGCTACTCCGCGAAGGCTACACCCTGAAGTACGCGGTAGCCCTCGCCGTCGCGGAGTCGCTGAAGGGCTACGACTGGGTCCGAGGGGTGTACTACTCGGAGATAAGCCTAGGCGAGTTCGTCGAGGGAGAGTGTATAGACGGGAGGGACGTAGACGTACTCGTAGAGACGCGCATAGGGGTGAAAAGCCTGAGCAGCAGGCTCGAGGCAGAGCTCGAGGAGGCTTTCAACGAGGTCCTCTCCAGCCTCGCGCCGAGAGAATCGCGCCACAAGCTACTAGAGGTGCACGTGGACGACGTCTACGTGAGGGCAGTCGCGAGCGCCGCTAGGCTCGGGAAAACGCCCCACAACGCCCTACCGCTATTCGCGAGGGAATAAGTCTCTCAAGCTTTATATTCCCGGCTAAGGCGTTATCAGTGTGGACGCGCTGGCTTCCAGAGTCGAGGAGGAGCTTAAGAGTAGACTAGCCGAGGTTGTCAGGGAGTCGCTACGCAGAGTCGAGCTCCAGAGGGTTGAGGGGACCTACGTCTACGCCAGGAACTACGACCTCCTGAAGTACAGGGTGGCGAAGGCGATAGCATCGTCCCTCTCGGTTATCGACTGCTTGGAGGGCGTCTACTACGCGGACATAGCTTCAGGCGAGTACATAACGGGCCAGGTCTACTTCGGCAGGGACGTCGACGTGATAGTACTGCTAGACGAGGGTGGATGCCCCTGGGCGCCCGGGCTTCTCAAGAGAGTGGAGAGGGTAGCCAACGCTGTGATAGCGGAGGTCGCCAAGAGGGAGGGCGCAGGGTGGCTCGCCGACATAGCGGAGACCAACGGGGTCGTCGAGATACACTTCGACGATATCTACGTGAAGATGGTTCGCGACAAGAAGTCGAGGGGAAGCCTCTCGGACCTCAACGTCATCGAAGTAACCCAGCGGTAGCGAGAAAAATATAAACGTCGCGCGCATTAAGTGGCACATGATACTCCTCTATACCTCGGAGAACCACAGGGTGGCGGTTTTCAGGGAGCTAACGCCGAAAGGGCA encodes:
- a CDS encoding glycoside hydrolase; translation: MRKALLAALLLAQLLPLLLPLAYAENAPVFEDRGATVYVDTGVAKILISKTGARPIGWLVDGVELAANAGSRGAMGNSYPLYDWLPTQSWPGLIVTAKFNVETSRPSQDVLVVRFTAVIPVTDVSGVTSNVAVTREYVFKQGSRTFNLTVTLVNMGSSPMKIEVNWGGALVGYAFAVTGVVGQKGDNDWQLWVDGDSLYTRSPDNRESWVRKQSPLIRLVGIYDPDEKGIIVARVYNRTESIWFEVGGWGTEVRVEHPTLVLNPNVPVRFTYTVYGGSPDYLDKEGFADLKDRLMGKQPQQQAPPAPQATRTLPPMPKPTGKISYSLTQDYALVDTGVAKIKISLRGARPVEWQAGGVELAANAGSRGAMGNSYPLYDWLPTQSWPGLIVTAKFSASVAFSNDTVLVLKMEADVPFTNPSGDQTVLHVTKTFTFYAGLYGFDETTQITNKGNVKAESKVNWDRTIGYTFAVTGVIGQKGENDWQAWKDGAGLHLLSPKEKLHFTWKSAQDLEWIGMIDPEEGACIIAYLGTPGAGIVWLEASTWGTEVRAEYPPFTLNPGDSVTFVYRVFGGPVDALASYGYKDVYQQLGAAAAQQALYLVVSTDSLLYSPGQKAKFNVTASYRRGTIKGTLTVSQGGTTLYESEVTLSQQPQSVFVEVTVPTKPGIYSYTVALRTQEFTATREVRIGVVDPASWRSPLKLVFVWHSHQGINAWPNGSFHGPWAFKHTYEDEFKPYYEGGAYLVQPVILSKYPGVKMVYHLSPSLLWQWEYGLKYGYFDSFSQKFISPESPEMARVRKALELYKQLASRGQIEIFSDFFNHPIPGYVVDTYPWGAEAMKIELEWGFNVTKRVLGVDAKGAWIPEMFFSEKLVPILVQQGVKYIVLDYETHYKGSDGEKRGIYTPYLYQGSQGQIIVLFRDTQLSNYISFENRFSTPEDADAAARNFVLMVASRRFSDPTASVVVISADGENWMIFSPTVATTGVFFERLCAYLESVKQYIVTATVAEVVEGAQSFPKLTRIPTASWAGGSDVWTNKPEQKQQWDWINKAASVLANIKSKYGENSAVYKAALFAFFMSLNSDVIHRDFTFPAHTKAWVDTVQALYDSGEAVASKLNRIGLNLEATRAQAVTPQPGTQQPPQQQPTQPGGQQAPSEIQPQWLGLAALIAAVVAVAAVYAYRKRAGKSKQ
- a CDS encoding DHH family phosphoesterase yields the protein MSLYVSLYRAYQIARALIEKRPLALSDAGDVDGVVSATLFKISRPSAEIVLAHPTDVARSPILRRVYWDFVADLPCPGKAKLRADHHVTNTPCADEEYYDPSAPASALLAYKALSLEGNATATRLVELAVETDTANIKSREALLLDSAVKGAGYRGKLYLVRLLAEKGLDALNDEKVKEWIARHEEVRLRTESLAEKIPVEEVTVVAFRKRLKLSYRYLTILLERRGAKFTLVLVPRGLFKYRVYAGAQPESSYDASTVASRLGGGGHKFAAGALFRATSLRQALEKALEAAKTGAGVDPQKVVVVSDYNCIKEVYMEGKNKKLVF
- a CDS encoding NAD(P)/FAD-dependent oxidoreductase translates to MYDVVIVGGGIVGVSLAYRLAEEGAGRVLLLEKGYLGGGSTFRCAGGIRASFTSREHIVLMKRSIELWGELREKLGVKYERSGYLWLISRERDVERFKEYSRVHNSFGVETRFVDEDFVKRVAPYVDTSSMVAALYDPLAGKASPFDAVYKQFLAARSLGVEFAVGREVDSVRVERGEARGVVVGNELIPARSVVVAAGAESVFLLRRSGVELPLAPVPHHAALTEEFGRLFDPLIIDVETGAYAVQTFHGHVLMGVEVEEEPFARPVVKLEFLEKVVSTWSKWLTWLPGANILRYWVGYYEVTPDHHPILGPVDGVENLYVATGFSGHGFMMAPVVAEELAEWIKSGKPKSEEAARLTLARFKEGRLIKELAVIG
- a CDS encoding (2Fe-2S)-binding protein; this translates as MKAYVCMCERVTVEDVEKAIEMGFTDLESLKRFLRVGMGPCQGRYCVPILLSILSRRLGVPPEKLGYVSVRPPVEPAPASLFLKVRKDV
- a CDS encoding 4Fe-4S binding protein, which encodes MFRRSGVVSAGELESMGLVPPRERLIRGAVAVTECIEEIPCNVCESACPVKAIRVEGLRGRPRIDWDRCTGCGVCVGVCPGQAMFLLDLSRGAAVTVPYEFLPRLRRGDTVELLDREGRVVGEGTVIRVFEVNKTQVVTVSVPENLLMEVRAVRRAAR
- a CDS encoding FAD-dependent oxidoreductase; its protein translation is MRITEHPILEFRRGSPVKFRFDGEEVEAFEGESIAAALWASGIRDFRRGEQGPQGPFCMIGYCSGCMVRVDGRSRVRACLEPVRDGAVVEREDKPLPSGVVGEAGEAGELDVDVMVIGSGPAGLSAALASASAGLEVHVFERHFRPGGQLVKQTHKFFGSGELFGGLRGFQIAERLVSEAERAGVKIHTRSPVLGWFGEGVFAVNEGGRLLRVRAKAVVVGTGAVERFLPFPGNTLPGVMGAGAAQTLMNEYGVKPGEKAVVVGAGNVGLIVSYQLLQAGVSVEAVVEVRPEIGGWFVHAAKLRRLGVPILTEHTVVRAEGRGRVERVVISRVGKDFQPLKEYERSVEADLLLLAVGLTPESRLLAEMGARMTWSTELGGYVPYRDRYMETSIPGVYVAGDASGIEEATTALLTGRVAGLSAAIRILGERGELVEEREKALRMLDETRRTPFSARVVEGIRRVSVGVQA